One Nicotiana sylvestris chromosome 12, ASM39365v2, whole genome shotgun sequence genomic window carries:
- the LOC104239251 gene encoding small ribosomal subunit protein uS9-like: MAAAVASPMESVQCFGRKKTAVAVTHCKRGRGLIKINGVPIELVQPEILRYKAFEPILLLGRHRFAGVDMRIRVKGGGHTSQIYAIRQSIAKALVAFYQKYVDEQSKKEIKDILVRYDRTLLVADPRRCEPKKFGGRGARARFQKSYR, encoded by the coding sequence ATGGCAGCAGCAGTCGCATCTCCTATGGAATCGGTCCAATGTTTCGGGCGTAAGAAGACAGCAGTGGCAGTGACCCACTGCAAGCGTGGGCGAGGTCTCATCAAAATCAACGGTGTCCCCATCGAGTTGGTTCAACCTGAAATCCTCCGCTACAAAGCCTTCGAACCAATTCTCCTTTTAGGCCGCCACCGATTCGCCGGAGTGGACATGCGTATCCGCGTGAAGGGTGGAGGTCACACATCTCAGATCTACGCTATCCGTCAGTCCATTGCTAAGGCACTTGTTGCTTTCTACCAGAAGTACGTGGACGAGCAATCGAAGAAGGAGATTAAGGACATTCTTGTTCGCTATGATAGGACATTGCTTGTTGCTGATCCCAGACGCTGTGAGCCCAAAAAGTTTGGTGGTCGTGGTGCTCGTGCTAGGTTCCAGAAGTCTTATCGTTGA